ACGGGTCGTAGGAGTCGTAGCCCAGCACGCCGTTCTGGAATCGCCCGCGAACCACGTTGGTGACGTTGACTTTTCCGACGATGCCGTGACTGCCCTCGGGGTCGTCGGCGTGGATCAGGAAGGTGCGGTGTTCCTCGCTCTGCCGCTCCAGGTGCCAGGTGATGTCGTCGGGGTTGACGGGGTTCCAGACGCTGACGCGTTCCGCGGACTGCCGGACGGCCGCGCGGTAGGCCGGGACGTCGCCGGGTTGCACGGTGCGCACCCAGACGCGACGGCCGCTCGACTGCAGCGGGTGAAGGCGCGGGTCCACGGTCAGGAACGCACCTGACGCCCACGCAGGACGATGCGCTGCGGATCCTTCAGGACGCCGACGTCGTCCCGCGGGTCCGCGGCGTAGACCACGAAGTCGGCGCTCTCCCCCTCGTCCAGGCCCGGCCTGCCGAGCCAGTCGCGGGCGCCCCAGGTGGCGGCGTTGAGCGCCTCGACATTGGTCATCCCGGCCCGCGTCAGCTCGGCGACCTCGGAGGCGACGAGTCCGTGCGGCAGTTGGCCGCCCGCGTCGGTGCCGACCCAGATCGGCACACCCGCTTCGTGTGCTGCGGCGATCGTGTCGAAGCGCCGGTCGTAGAGATCGCGCATGTGCGCGCCGTATGCCGGGAACTTCGCCTCTCCTGCTTCGGCGAACTTCGGGAAGTTCTCGATGTTGACCAGCGTCGGGACGATCGAAATCCCTTGCTGGGCAAAGAGGTCGATCGAGTCCGGCAACAGCCCGGAGGCGTGCTCGATGCAGTCGGTCCCGGCAGCAGCGAAGTCGAGCAGCGACTCCTCGCCGAAGCAGTGCGCCGTGACCCGGGCACCCTCCTCGTGCGCGGCGTCGATCGCGTCCTGCAGCGCCTCACGCGGCCAGCAGGGTGACAGGTCGCCGCGGTCCCGGTCGATCCAGTCGCCGACCAGTTTCACCCACCCGTCGCCGCGGCGTGCCTCCTGGCGCACGTAGGCGACCAGGTCCTCCGGCTCGATCTCGTGCGCGAAGTTGCGCAGGTAGCGCTTGGTGCGCGCGATGTGACGGCCGGCGCGAACGATCCGCGGGAGATCCTCCCGGTCGTCGATCCAGTGGGTGTCGACCGGTGAGCCTGCGTCGCGGAGCAGCAACGCGCCCGCCTCACGCTCACGCAGGGCGTGCTGCTCGGTGGTCTCCTTGTCGACGCCGCCCGTGGCTTCGAGGCCGACATGACAGTGGGCGTCGACC
This genomic window from Flexivirga oryzae contains:
- a CDS encoding amidohydrolase family protein, whose translation is MASDPPVLHVTGRVLVGPDDVRDELWVLGGRISWSSPTNADDVETVQGFVLPGLVDAHCHVGLEATGGVDKETTEQHALREREAGALLLRDAGSPVDTHWIDDREDLPRIVRAGRHIARTKRYLRNFAHEIEPEDLVAYVRQEARRGDGWVKLVGDWIDRDRGDLSPCWPREALQDAIDAAHEEGARVTAHCFGEESLLDFAAAGTDCIEHASGLLPDSIDLFAQQGISIVPTLVNIENFPKFAEAGEAKFPAYGAHMRDLYDRRFDTIAAAHEAGVPIWVGTDAGGQLPHGLVASEVAELTRAGMTNVEALNAATWGARDWLGRPGLDEGESADFVVYAADPRDDVGVLKDPQRIVLRGRQVRS